The following are encoded in a window of Ruminiclostridium herbifermentans genomic DNA:
- a CDS encoding ATP-binding cassette domain-containing protein yields MTYHYLIRPFSGVLLIDGNPVSIEDVSNARTNGIYCVWQDINLYPNLTVAENIFMDYSYSKKKLFTTVNKYKMHQDCNDIFKSFGIDINPRSTVAQLGFAQKQLVEIVKAYVSNAKIIIFDEPSSAFTSSEKEIIFKIIRSLKEKNTAIFYITHLVEEIELIADRFTVMHQGKVIGTRKVGSGTKEDIIKMLSVPAEVKRYPRLDIPLGDIVMSVKDLSAADILHSISFDLRKSEILGITGLMGAGRSLLAQCLFGIVPIKSGCIEIDGQKQKITSPHDAIKKGIAFLPEDRAVSSIFGCLSLENNVTVSSLKRFEQYKYLHNQIMTDVTDTYIKKLSIKPGLLNDLLETYSGGNQQKLLWHVG; encoded by the coding sequence TTGACATACCATTATTTAATACGCCCATTTAGTGGTGTTCTTCTTATAGACGGCAATCCTGTATCTATTGAAGATGTCAGTAATGCTAGGACAAATGGAATTTATTGCGTATGGCAGGATATAAATCTATACCCAAACCTTACTGTAGCAGAGAATATTTTTATGGATTATTCCTATTCAAAAAAGAAATTATTTACAACAGTAAATAAGTATAAGATGCATCAAGATTGCAATGATATTTTTAAAAGTTTCGGCATAGATATTAATCCACGATCTACTGTAGCCCAATTGGGATTTGCCCAAAAGCAGTTAGTTGAAATAGTAAAAGCTTATGTATCCAATGCAAAAATTATAATATTTGACGAGCCTTCTTCTGCATTTACTTCCTCTGAAAAAGAAATTATATTTAAAATTATACGTTCACTAAAAGAGAAGAATACTGCTATTTTTTATATTACTCATTTAGTAGAGGAAATAGAGTTGATTGCAGATAGATTTACAGTAATGCATCAGGGCAAAGTTATTGGAACTCGTAAAGTTGGCAGCGGAACCAAAGAAGATATAATTAAGATGCTTTCTGTACCAGCTGAAGTAAAGCGTTACCCTCGGTTAGACATACCTCTCGGTGATATAGTTATGTCAGTTAAAGACTTAAGTGCAGCTGATATCCTTCATTCAATAAGTTTCGATCTGAGAAAATCAGAGATTCTAGGTATAACTGGGCTTATGGGTGCTGGAAGATCACTGCTTGCACAATGTCTCTTTGGCATAGTTCCCATAAAAAGCGGTTGTATCGAAATAGATGGGCAAAAACAAAAAATTACATCCCCACATGACGCAATAAAAAAAGGTATTGCTTTTCTTCCCGAGGATAGAGCTGTAAGTTCTATATTTGGTTGTCTCAGCTTGGAAAATAATGTTACTGTATCGTCTCTAAAAAGATTTGAGCAGTACAAATACCTGCATAACCAAATAATGACCGATGTTACAGATACATATATTAAAAAACTAAGCATCAAGCCTGGTCTTCTAAATGACTTGCTTGAAACCTACAGCGGAGGCAATCAGCAAAAACTGCTGTGGCACGTTGGATAA
- the adhE gene encoding bifunctional acetaldehyde-CoA/alcohol dehydrogenase, whose amino-acid sequence MSNKNLVVNSVESLQEKISEIRQAQQVFATYTQEQVDKIFLAAALAANKNRIPLAKMAHEETGMGIVEDKVIKNHYASEYIYNAYKDTQTCGVIEKDEAFGITKIAEPLGVIAAIVPTTNPTSTAIFKALLSLKTRNGIIFSPHPRAKKCTIEAARIVLDAAVAAGAPEGIIGWIDEPSIELSGIVMKEADIILATGGPGMVKAAYSSGKPAIGVGPGNTPAIIDDSADIKMAVSSIIVSKTFDNGMICASEQSVIVLDKVYNEVRKEFVRRGAYMLNKDETQKVRDIILINGVLNAKIVGQSAYTIAKLAGFSVPNDTKMLIGEVESVELSEAFAHEKLSPILAMYRAKNFGDALAKAEKLVADGGFGHTSSLYINVVSGKEKINKFTEAMKTCRILINTPSAHGGIGDLYNFKLEPSLTLGCGSWGGNSVSENVGVKHLINIKTVAERRENMLWFRAPEKVYFKKGCLGVALRELKDVMNKKRAFIVTDTFLYNNGYTKAVTNLLDEMNISHFTFFDVAPDPTLECAKLGAKAMIEFKPDVIIAVGGGSAMDAGKIMWTLYEHPEVDFQDLAMRFMDIRKRVYNFPKMGEKAYFVAVPTSAGTGSEVTPFAVITDEQTGVKYPLADYELMPDMAIVDVDLMMHMPKSLTAASGIDALTHAIEAYGSMLSSDYTNGLALQALKSIFEYLPSAYENGAKDPIAREKMANASTIAGMAFANAFLGICHSMAHKLGAFHHLPHGVANALLINEVMKFNVAEAPAKMGTFSQYKYPEVLKRYAEIASFIGINGVNDEDKFNKLLAKIDDLKAKVGIPKTIKEAGIDESKFIETLDEMVEQAFDDQCTGANPRYPLMSEMKEMYLRAYYGKENVSADELAG is encoded by the coding sequence ATGTCAAATAAAAATTTAGTGGTAAATAGTGTAGAGAGTTTGCAGGAAAAGATATCTGAGATAAGGCAAGCACAGCAAGTATTTGCAACCTATACTCAAGAGCAGGTAGATAAAATATTTTTGGCTGCCGCACTAGCTGCTAATAAAAATAGAATTCCTCTTGCAAAAATGGCACATGAAGAAACAGGAATGGGAATTGTAGAAGATAAAGTTATAAAAAACCACTATGCATCAGAGTATATTTATAATGCCTATAAGGATACTCAAACCTGTGGTGTAATTGAAAAGGACGAAGCGTTTGGAATAACTAAAATTGCTGAACCATTAGGTGTAATAGCGGCTATAGTACCAACAACCAACCCTACATCAACTGCAATTTTTAAAGCATTATTATCTCTGAAAACAAGAAATGGTATTATTTTTTCACCACATCCTAGAGCAAAAAAATGCACTATCGAAGCAGCACGAATAGTCCTAGATGCAGCTGTAGCAGCAGGTGCACCAGAAGGAATTATTGGTTGGATAGATGAACCTTCAATTGAACTGTCAGGTATTGTTATGAAGGAAGCAGATATAATCCTTGCCACTGGCGGACCTGGAATGGTTAAGGCAGCTTATTCATCAGGTAAGCCTGCAATTGGAGTTGGGCCTGGTAATACACCAGCTATTATTGATGATAGTGCTGATATAAAAATGGCGGTTAGTTCAATTATTGTTTCAAAAACTTTTGATAATGGTATGATTTGTGCCTCAGAACAGTCAGTTATAGTTCTAGACAAGGTTTATAATGAGGTCAGAAAAGAGTTTGTTCGTCGTGGAGCATATATGTTAAATAAAGATGAGACTCAAAAGGTTAGAGATATTATTTTGATTAATGGAGTCTTAAATGCAAAAATAGTTGGTCAATCTGCATATACTATTGCAAAACTAGCAGGTTTCAGTGTCCCTAATGATACTAAAATGCTAATTGGTGAAGTAGAATCTGTTGAACTATCAGAAGCGTTTGCACATGAAAAGCTTTCACCTATTTTAGCAATGTATAGAGCAAAAAACTTTGGAGATGCATTGGCAAAGGCTGAAAAGCTAGTAGCTGATGGGGGGTTCGGACATACATCCTCTTTATATATCAATGTAGTAAGCGGTAAGGAGAAAATTAATAAATTTACTGAAGCAATGAAAACTTGCAGAATTCTTATAAATACACCATCTGCACATGGAGGAATAGGAGACCTGTATAACTTCAAATTAGAACCATCATTAACACTTGGATGTGGTTCATGGGGAGGAAATTCAGTTTCTGAGAATGTTGGAGTTAAGCATCTTATCAATATTAAGACTGTTGCAGAAAGGCGAGAAAATATGTTATGGTTTAGAGCACCAGAAAAGGTATATTTTAAAAAGGGCTGCTTAGGTGTTGCATTAAGAGAACTTAAGGATGTAATGAACAAAAAGAGAGCATTTATAGTAACAGATACTTTCTTGTACAATAATGGTTATACAAAGGCAGTTACAAACTTATTAGATGAAATGAACATCAGCCATTTTACATTCTTTGATGTGGCTCCAGATCCAACACTTGAGTGTGCAAAGCTTGGTGCAAAGGCTATGATCGAATTTAAACCAGATGTTATTATAGCAGTTGGCGGTGGTTCAGCAATGGATGCAGGTAAAATAATGTGGACATTATATGAACACCCTGAGGTTGACTTCCAAGACTTAGCTATGAGATTTATGGATATAAGAAAAAGAGTATATAACTTCCCTAAAATGGGTGAAAAAGCATATTTTGTAGCAGTGCCAACATCAGCAGGTACGGGCTCAGAGGTAACACCTTTTGCAGTTATTACTGATGAGCAGACAGGAGTAAAGTATCCTCTTGCTGACTATGAGTTGATGCCAGATATGGCAATTGTTGATGTGGATTTGATGATGCATATGCCAAAGAGTCTAACAGCTGCATCAGGAATAGACGCATTAACACATGCAATTGAGGCATATGGTTCAATGTTGTCTTCAGACTATACAAATGGTCTAGCTTTGCAGGCACTTAAGAGCATATTTGAGTATCTTCCATCAGCGTATGAAAATGGAGCAAAGGATCCTATTGCTAGAGAAAAAATGGCTAATGCTTCAACTATAGCTGGTATGGCATTTGCTAATGCTTTCTTGGGAATTTGTCACTCAATGGCTCATAAGCTAGGAGCATTCCATCATTTGCCGCATGGGGTTGCTAATGCCCTTCTTATTAATGAGGTTATGAAATTCAATGTTGCTGAGGCACCCGCAAAAATGGGTACCTTCTCACAATACAAGTATCCTGAAGTATTAAAGAGATATGCTGAAATTGCTTCCTTTATTGGAATTAATGGTGTAAATGATGAAGATAAATTTAATAAATTACTTGCTAAGATTGATGATTTAAAAGCTAAGGTTGGAATTCCTAAGACAATAAAAGAAGCTGGTATAGATGAAAGTAAATTTATTGAAACTTTAGATGAAATGGTAGAACAGGCATTTGATGACCAGTGCACAGGTGCAAATCCAAGATATCCACTTATGAGTGAAATGAAAGAAATGTATTTAAGAGCTTATTATGGTAAGGAAAATGTATCTGCTGATGAATTAGCAGGTTAG